Part of the Episyrphus balteatus chromosome X, idEpiBalt1.1, whole genome shotgun sequence genome, TTAGGGATGTTTTCTGAGCTCGGTGTTCAGAAAaccatttttagtaaaaatattttatataatatttcgttgaaattgaCTTACCTATTCCATCTTACCAAAGCCTCAGGTATCGTTTCCAGTGGGTCATGAAGTAAATACTGTCTTATACCTCTGAAATATTGCTGCAGAAAATGATCCCAATCTAATTGTGTCatatcaaagaaaaatatttccttaTCACAGTCTGATAATCGGTTCCACAAGCTTCGGACGTTGTCAATTTGAAATTCCCATTGTcgcattgaaaaatattcaatcaCATGCATGAACTTATGGATTTTCTTATAAGTATGTAGTAATCTGAATGAAATAAAAGAAGtgcttaaaatttaattgtttttattaatatgtaAGTAAACCTAACCTTGGCTTTCTACCTATGCAAACTGATACTGTGTCGAATATAACAGCTGGTATATAATGcagaaataatattgaaattatATGCATTATTTTATTTGGTGTATTTGCATAGCATAAGTACCAGAGAGCCTTTAATGTTGGATACATTAAACCGTActtggttgtttttgttgtaaaatcGCCCCAAGTAAGttgattttcttttgatgtacaAAAGTTATAAACAGGAATGTCATTTGATAGCGATATTTTACTGTAAAATaattaagaaataatttaacaaattagTATTGAaagaacatttaaattttaacttaaaagtagaaaataaactgtgaaattaattttgttttaggatTATCTATGTGCTTCGCTTAGTCTTTTGGTGCCATTCACCAATCAAACTTTTATAAAGCTAAAACGAAAACTGTGCAAATATAATGCATCAAATCCAGATATTGGTCAAAATAAATTATGGAggaccgaattcttaaaaaattaacattgtttgtttataataaaaattgtatgctCAAATGTTGGCTTTAGGTataatttgtcggttcatgAACGGGCAAAGCACACAAatgtatatttttgaatttaccgCAAATCCCCAAAATTAGTACAAGAAAAACTTTCCTCGAAATGATGgtgatctcttcaaaacgacttaCAGACATACTTGGACAGGATAATTATtcaaaatacccaaaaaatgcaGAACTATGGGTGTACGACCAAATAATTTATTCAGATTCttaagagcgttcccggaaatgatgTTTTgacgttaatttatttttatttgtgacataaaaagtaaaacgaaatatttttgggaTTATATTGTAGTAGCCACGATTTTCGATAATAATATCACcataaacattaaattttaatctaaataaacCCCAAAACAAGCATTTCCGGaatgaaactaaaactaacttataacatacattttatatagttatccataaaaataggtgcggaatgataaatctatacAATATCAACTTTAAAAACAGTCATTGCAAAAcgatgaaaattcaaaattattcttGAATCTATCAATTGACAACCGTTATAGCAAAACTTCTTGCAAATTAATAGTTTCTATCGTTTATTAATTAGTTGATATTTGAAATCCGTAATTGGGCTGTATAACTCTTATAGATAAAAAACGCAAAAGCTGTAAGTATTTAAGTTTAAGCTAactcaaaatgtaaaaaagcaAGAAAGACCATTTTTTAGGATATTACCTTTTCTTTATCTTAAAAATATACGAACCTATGCTTTTGTGAAACGTCCCAAGATGCTGCAATTATGCTATTCACACATAAATCCACTGGCACCATATTAGCAACAGCACTAGGATTACAACGTAACGTTCGGATGACACCAGTACCAGCGCCTGCTATTGCTCCAGTTGGTCCGTAAAAATTATCAATCCATCCACAGACAGGATCACGATACGTAGATATAACTGcggattttaatatttcaattttaattttaaccaagtaatattaacataaaaaaataaataataatcataAGAAATCATTTATGGATAGGTACTAACCTATTCCGGGTCGAAACATTCCAACGGGCAATTTTTGACCATATAATCGGACAACATCTTCAGCAATAGCTTTTGTAAAAGTATATGTATTTGGCCATTTATCTAATAATCTAGGTTTAATATAATATTGGAAGAAAATACATTTATGAATTATGATAATATTTTATGTACCGCAAATTCCGTATCAatcgttttaaattttatataactgatggttatttaaaaaactaagcaaaaacttttttttaaatgtgtatgAAAAACAAATGGTATCCT contains:
- the LOC129920636 gene encoding fatty acyl-CoA reductase wat-like isoform X1 is translated as MHITTGLNEETQLTPVQDFYYGTNIFITGGTGFLGKILLNKLFTSCPGVEMIYILIRKKKSKDIHTRVEEIFDDPIFNSMKKTTPKFRHRFQGIAGDCLLPGLGLSTTDRQILVNHVNIVFHMAATVRFDEKLKIAMQINVKACRDIMVLCNEMKNLKSVIHVSTAYTQCPLRKIEEKFYPPPSDSKNMMLLMECAPERLLEGLTPILLDKWPNTYTFTKAIAEDVVRLYGQKLPVGMFRPGIVISTYRDPVCGWIDNFYGPTGAIAGAGTGVIRTLRCNPSAVANMVPVDLCVNSIIAASWDVSQKHSKISLSNDIPVYNFCTSKENQLTWGDFTTKTTKYGLMYPTLKALWYLCYANTPNKIMHIISILFLHYIPAVIFDTVSVCIGRKPRLLHTYKKIHKFMHVIEYFSMRQWEFQIDNVRSLWNRLSDCDKEIFFFDMTQLDWDHFLQQYFRGIRQYLLHDPLETIPEALVRWNRLYWLHQCLKCLVFAIVLQFLWTIFSKIYF